A DNA window from Borrelia sp. HM contains the following coding sequences:
- a CDS encoding phospho-sugar mutase, translating to MKNSQLEKKVKQYIQLEQNKYFKDEAKKLLKENNKREIYNRFHKDLEFGTAGIRNIIGAGTCYINNYNVKKVSQGIANYILEITKNPKVVISYDSRYFSKEFAYDTAKIFAANKFKVHIYKNSRPTPQLSYTVRKLECDIGIMITSSHNTKEYNGYKVYWKGGAQIIPPHDIQITLKIKQTSNIMNILTNRASINQKQTIIEINDEIDMQYIEKINEEFPDFNEKSKKITLKVAYTPLHGIGGTIINKLFKGSKVELITEPSQINPDPEFPTIKYPNPEDQSAMSRVIKLAKNKNCDIAFATDPDADRMGIAFNETQEKWKILNGNQISCILMNYLLSREDNPQNAFVITSFVTTPMLDKIAKKYNSTLFRTYTGFKWIGNLIDEIKKKEPNKKFILGCEESHGYLIGNATRDKDAFSAIKGICYLMFELKENQTTIGNYLQEMYKEFGYYKDFVINKSFKGTKGDFLREELISKFRKENLKKFANINIIKKLDYKTLKETDIKGNVYNMTKYKHTTNAIKFLLENESEVTIRPSGTEPKIKFYVSIYSKYEQKNNIFDIMNDIKMEIEKY from the coding sequence ATGAAAAATAGTCAACTTGAAAAAAAAGTAAAACAATATATCCAACTTGAACAAAACAAATACTTTAAAGACGAAGCAAAAAAATTACTAAAAGAAAATAACAAAAGGGAAATTTACAATAGATTTCACAAAGATTTAGAATTTGGAACTGCTGGCATTAGAAATATTATTGGAGCTGGAACATGTTATATCAATAACTACAACGTTAAAAAAGTAAGTCAAGGGATTGCCAATTATATTCTTGAAATAACAAAAAATCCTAAAGTTGTAATAAGTTATGATTCAAGATATTTTTCAAAAGAATTTGCATACGACACTGCTAAAATTTTTGCAGCAAATAAATTTAAAGTTCATATATATAAAAATTCAAGACCAACACCCCAATTATCATATACAGTTAGAAAACTAGAGTGCGATATTGGAATAATGATAACATCAAGCCACAACACAAAAGAATATAATGGATACAAAGTATATTGGAAAGGAGGCGCTCAAATAATTCCTCCTCATGACATACAAATAACATTGAAAATTAAACAAACATCTAATATCATGAATATACTTACAAATAGAGCAAGCATAAATCAAAAACAAACAATAATTGAAATTAATGATGAAATTGATATGCAATATATAGAAAAAATAAATGAAGAATTTCCTGATTTTAATGAAAAAAGCAAAAAAATAACTTTAAAAGTAGCATATACTCCTTTGCATGGAATAGGAGGAACAATAATAAATAAACTCTTTAAAGGTAGCAAAGTAGAACTTATAACTGAACCTAGTCAAATAAATCCCGACCCAGAATTTCCTACAATTAAATACCCTAATCCCGAAGATCAGTCTGCCATGTCAAGAGTAATCAAACTTGCAAAGAACAAGAACTGTGATATTGCATTTGCAACTGACCCAGACGCTGATAGAATGGGAATAGCTTTTAATGAAACTCAAGAAAAATGGAAAATTTTAAATGGGAATCAAATTTCTTGTATTTTAATGAATTACTTATTATCTAGAGAAGATAATCCACAAAACGCATTTGTAATAACTTCTTTTGTAACAACACCAATGCTAGACAAGATAGCAAAAAAATATAATTCAACATTATTTAGAACATATACAGGATTTAAGTGGATAGGAAACTTAATAGATGAGATAAAAAAAAAAGAGCCAAACAAAAAATTTATTTTAGGATGTGAAGAAAGTCATGGATACCTAATCGGAAATGCAACAAGAGACAAAGATGCATTCTCAGCAATAAAAGGAATTTGCTATTTAATGTTTGAACTAAAAGAAAATCAAACAACAATAGGAAACTATCTTCAAGAAATGTATAAAGAATTTGGATACTATAAAGACTTTGTAATTAATAAAAGTTTTAAAGGAACTAAAGGAGATTTTTTAAGAGAAGAATTAATATCAAAATTTAGAAAAGAAAACCTAAAAAAATTTGCAAATATTAATATAATTAAAAAGTTAGATTACAAAACATTAAAAGAAACTGACATTAAAGGAAATGTATATAATATGACAAAATATAAACATACCACAAATGCAATAAAATTTTTATTAGAAAATGAATCAGAAGTAACTATTAGGCCATCTGGAACAGAACCAAAAATCAAATTTTATGTATCCATATATTCAAAATACGAACAAAAAAATAATATTTTTGATATAATGAATGATATAAAGATGGAGATAGAAAAATATTAA
- the uvrB gene encoding excinuclease ABC subunit UvrB, whose product MQFCLKFDYSPAGDQPKAIKEIKQSILLNNKYQTLKGVTGSGKTFTIANIIRDLDRPSLIISHNKTLAAQLYREFRDFFPNNAVEYFVSYYDYYQPESYVPSKDLYIEKEATINEEIEIKRIRTITSLSRRRDVIVIATVSSIYALGSPEFFKNAAHAFFVGQKISIKEISKIFVELQYERTLMNLEHDKFSIKGDIIEVWPSNEHGDFAYRIYLDFDEIVRITRISPLTKKVLGSTDGFTLFAKSYFVIPYENILNALPKICNDLEIQYHYLKKNDKLVEAERLRQRVEYDLELLRETGSCQGIENYSKYFDQNEMGRPYCLFDFFPKDYLLFIDESHVTLPQFRGMYNGDYSRKLNLVNFGFRLPSALDNRPLKYNEFESLINQAVFISATPGLEEHEKSSVIVEQIIRPTGLVDPEIMLRISDGQIEDIYREIQKRIALDEKVLITTLTKKMAEDLTDYLLTLGIKARYLHSELDTIERVDIITSLRRSEIHVIVGINLLREGLDIPEVSLVIILDADKVGFLRSTSSLIQMIGRAARNSNGCVIMYYDQISYAMQEAIDETNRRRNIQIEYNKKNNIIPRTIIKKVQNILDKELKTETVNYDIEKISSDKKMSQKDIIMKLKSKLEEAVNDERFEDAILIRDRIREILK is encoded by the coding sequence ATGCAATTTTGTTTAAAGTTTGATTATTCTCCTGCTGGTGATCAACCAAAAGCAATTAAAGAAATTAAGCAATCTATTTTACTTAATAATAAGTATCAAACTTTAAAGGGCGTTACAGGTAGTGGCAAAACTTTTACGATAGCTAATATTATTAGAGATTTAGATCGTCCTTCTTTGATCATTAGTCATAATAAAACGTTAGCAGCACAACTTTATAGAGAATTTAGAGATTTTTTTCCCAATAATGCAGTTGAATACTTTGTTTCCTATTATGATTATTATCAGCCAGAGTCTTATGTTCCTTCAAAAGATTTGTATATAGAAAAAGAAGCTACTATTAATGAAGAGATTGAGATAAAGCGAATAAGGACGATAACATCTCTTTCCAGAAGGCGAGATGTCATTGTTATTGCTACAGTTTCTTCAATTTATGCATTAGGTTCACCAGAATTTTTTAAGAATGCGGCTCATGCTTTTTTTGTAGGGCAAAAAATTTCTATTAAAGAGATATCAAAAATTTTTGTTGAGCTTCAGTATGAGCGGACGCTTATGAATCTTGAACATGATAAGTTTTCTATTAAGGGTGATATTATTGAAGTATGGCCTAGTAATGAACATGGTGATTTTGCATATAGAATTTATTTGGATTTTGATGAAATTGTTAGGATAACTAGGATTAGTCCACTTACAAAAAAGGTTTTAGGTTCTACTGATGGATTTACTCTTTTTGCTAAGTCTTACTTTGTTATTCCTTATGAAAATATATTGAATGCTCTTCCTAAAATATGTAATGATTTAGAAATACAATATCATTATTTAAAGAAAAATGATAAGCTTGTTGAGGCCGAAAGACTTAGGCAAAGAGTAGAATATGATCTTGAGCTTTTAAGAGAGACTGGATCGTGTCAAGGTATAGAAAATTATTCAAAATATTTTGATCAAAATGAAATGGGTAGGCCTTATTGTTTATTTGATTTTTTTCCTAAAGATTATTTACTATTTATTGATGAATCTCATGTTACTTTGCCTCAGTTTAGAGGTATGTATAATGGAGATTATTCAAGAAAATTAAACCTTGTAAACTTTGGATTTAGACTTCCATCAGCACTTGATAATAGACCACTTAAATATAATGAGTTTGAATCCTTAATTAATCAGGCTGTCTTTATTTCAGCAACTCCTGGTCTTGAAGAACATGAAAAAAGTAGTGTTATTGTTGAACAAATAATACGTCCCACAGGGCTTGTTGATCCAGAAATTATGCTTAGAATTTCAGATGGACAGATAGAAGATATTTATAGGGAAATTCAAAAAAGAATAGCTTTAGATGAAAAAGTTTTAATAACAACTTTAACTAAAAAAATGGCTGAGGACTTGACAGATTATTTATTAACTCTTGGCATAAAGGCTAGATATCTGCATTCAGAGCTTGATACTATTGAGAGAGTAGATATTATTACATCTCTTAGAAGATCAGAAATTCATGTTATTGTGGGTATTAACTTGTTAAGGGAAGGTTTAGATATTCCTGAAGTTTCTCTTGTTATTATATTAGATGCTGATAAAGTAGGATTTTTAAGATCTACTTCTTCTTTGATTCAAATGATTGGTAGGGCTGCTAGAAACTCAAATGGGTGTGTTATAATGTATTATGATCAAATAAGTTATGCAATGCAGGAAGCCATTGATGAAACTAATAGAAGGCGAAATATTCAAATTGAGTACAATAAAAAAAATAATATTATACCAAGAACGATTATTAAGAAAGTACAAAATATTTTAGACAAAGAATTAAAAACTGAAACAGTTAATTATGATATTGAAAAGATTAGTTCTGATAAAAAAATGTCTCAAAAAGATATTATTATGAAACTTAAGTCTAAACTTGAGGAGGCAGTTAATGATGAACGGTTTGAGGATGCTATTTTGATACGAGATAGAATAAGAGAGATTTTAAAATGA